GTGCACAAAACACGTTATTTAATCTTTCCAGAACTTGCAGTTGCAGCGACTTGATGAGATTTTGTCATCGATTCGCCAATTTTGTTGTTATCAATATCGctatcatcatcattctGAATACCATCCTCCTCGTTCTCTTTTTCCCCATTATTCTGTAGGCTTCCGTCGCTATCATCACCACCAATAGGCATGAAGTGGTGAAGATCCATATCCATATCCTCTATCTCGTCCATATGTGCCATTCTATCGATCATGGAGACTACTGGTTGAGATTCCGAATTTTTGGCTTGCTTTCTTGGTTTCTCATTCCCAGTTTCTGAGTCATCGATAAACTGTGTATCTTCTTTGTCAAATTTGGGCTGACTGCATCCTAATCCTTCTGGGCTGGTTTGGATTGAGGAGTTAATTTCTaatttctctttgattAGGTGTTCAGCCCATTTGTCACGTATCGCAAAGTCAAATACTGTTAATTCACCTAATAATTGTTGTAATACAACTCTTTGCTCACGGTTCCACATATCCTTTTTAGATTCAGCAGATAATGTTTGCCAATTTTCAAACCCAATGGTTAGTTTCGATATATGGCTTTGGATCGTGTTCGAATTACTCAAGTGGGGTATCTTCGTCATAACGTCTTTGTTAGTTTCAAGCCACACCATTAGAGTTTTATACGTCTGGGTAGTGGGTGGATCGTGAGGCCATAAACTAGgtggaagaaaaaacaaaaccatTCTTGGAAACGAAGGGTGGGATGGAAGCGTTGGATAgctgatatttttgtaGAATGCCATTTGCTGAGCTTCCTTTTCCCTGTTAAACTTACAGGTggctcttcttcttcggaGTCtatttttctcctttaCATAGTCTCTTCTATTATACTCTTTTGCTTTCTTTTGTCTTCGCAGCCTAACCTCTTCAGGGTTTCCTCTACGTGCCACGTTACCCCTAATCttctcaacttcttctGCCGGGTGCAGTTCGTTACCCTTCTGATGATCTAAATGTCGTCCCAGTGACCCTGTTTGCTGAAAGGTTTTTCCGCAGAATTTGCATACTTTTTTACTATCAGAACTTGCGGAAAGCTTTGTATAATGTTCGTTATGTTTATTCAAATTAACCGGTCGGACTACTTTTTGAGGTAGATTAGTAGATGGTGTAATAGATACATTTTCTGCCGTAATATTTCTCAGAGGGTCTCCTAATTTGGTCCCGTCGGCCTTATCCATCACATGCTGACTACTCAAATGAGCAAATGTCTCTGATATTGCTCTGTCGATATTCAAGTTGATGTCCAGGTCAACGTCACCAAAAGTTACGT
The window above is part of the Pichia kudriavzevii chromosome 1, complete sequence genome. Proteins encoded here:
- a CDS encoding uncharacterized protein (PKUD0A05340), which translates into the protein MKEIIGGKGGPHEEKPETDNENHDIMEEDHQTLDNHVNQYFRDIKQFTTTRSTEVADEDIDGTKNGNGITDVTFGDVDLDINLNIDRAISETFAHLSSQHVMDKADGTKLGDPLRNITAENVSITPSTNLPQKVVRPVNLNKHNEHYTKLSASSDSKKVCKFCGKTFQQTGSLGRHLDHQKGNELHPAEEVEKIRGNVARRGNPEEVRLRRQKKAKEYNRRDYVKEKNRLRRRRATCKFNREKEAQQMAFYKNISYPTLPSHPSFPRMVLFFLPPSLWPHDPPTTQTYKTLMVWLETNKDVMTKIPHLSNSNTIQSHISKLTIGFENWQTLSAESKKDMWNREQRVVLQQLLGELTVFDFAIRDKWAEHLIKEKLEINSSIQTSPEGLGCSQPKFDKEDTQFIDDSETGNEKPRKQAKNSESQPVVSMIDRMAHMDEIEDMDMDLHHFMPIGGDDSDGSLQNNGEKENEEDGIQNDDDSDIDNNKIGESMTKSHQVAATASSGKIK